Proteins encoded within one genomic window of Lynx canadensis isolate LIC74 chromosome B4, mLynCan4.pri.v2, whole genome shotgun sequence:
- the RXYLT1 gene encoding ribitol-5-phosphate xylosyltransferase 1 isoform X2: protein MLHNERPYLCNFLGTIYENSSRQALINILKQDGNAKLCWVSAREQWQPQETNESLKNYQDALLQSDLTLCPVGVNTECYRIYEACSYGSVPVVEDIMTAGSCGNTSVNHNAPLQLLKSMDAPFIFIKNWNELPAILEKEKTLILQEKIQRRKMLLHWYQHFKTELKMRFTNILESSFLMNNKG, encoded by the exons ATGCTGCATAATGAAAGGCCCTACTTATGTAATTTCTTAGGAACCATTTATGAAAATTCATCCAGACAAGCactaataaacattttgaaacaaGATGGGAATGCTAAGCTTTGTTGGGTTTCAGCAAGAGAACA GTGGCAGCctcaggaaacaaatgaaagccTTAAGAATTATCAAGATGCTTTGCTTCAGAGTGACCTCACATTGTGCCCAGTAGGAGTAAACACAGAATGTTACAGAATATACGAGGCTTGCTCCTATGGCTCTGTTCCTGTGGTAGAAGACATAATGACAGCTGGCAGCTGTGGAAATACATCTGTTAACCATAACGCTCCTCTGCAGCTACTCAAGTCCATGGACGCTCCCTTTATCTTTATTAAGAACTGGAACGAACTTCCTgctattttagagaaagagaaaactctaattttacaagaaaagattcagagaagaaaaatgttacttCACTGGTATCAGCACTTCAAAACAGAGCTAAAAATgagatttactaatattttagaaagttcatttttaatgaataataaagGGTAA